A portion of the Leptospira licerasiae serovar Varillal str. VAR 010 genome contains these proteins:
- the kdsA gene encoding 3-deoxy-8-phosphooctulonate synthase, with product MSDKTAQERDFLSGKKIGGKNPFFLIAGPCVMENRDLLEKVCAEMLEITTELGIPYVFKSSFDKANRSSVTSYRGPGLTEGIKHLEHIKKKFNVPVLTDIHETIQVGPLKDVIDMYQIPAFLSRQTDLIAESAKTGKWVNVKKGQFLAPSDCRHIKTKIQESGSEKYMVTERGTTFGYGNLVFDGRTVPILHSYDIPVVFDATHSAQLPGAAGNITGGQREYIPSMTRSAVALGIEGIFMEVHPDPAKALSDATTQYPLSEIKSLLKELVGLDRYVKQEILNR from the coding sequence ATGAGCGATAAAACTGCCCAAGAAAGGGATTTTTTAAGCGGTAAGAAGATCGGAGGAAAAAATCCATTCTTCCTGATTGCCGGTCCTTGCGTGATGGAGAACAGAGACTTACTCGAAAAAGTCTGTGCAGAAATGTTAGAGATCACCACTGAACTCGGTATCCCTTACGTTTTTAAAAGTAGTTTCGACAAAGCAAACCGTTCTTCGGTTACTTCTTACCGAGGTCCTGGACTTACGGAAGGGATTAAACATCTAGAACATATTAAAAAGAAATTCAATGTTCCAGTTTTGACCGATATCCACGAGACCATTCAAGTAGGTCCTCTCAAAGATGTGATCGATATGTACCAAATCCCTGCATTCTTAAGCAGACAGACAGACTTGATCGCAGAGTCCGCTAAAACAGGAAAATGGGTGAATGTTAAAAAAGGGCAATTCTTAGCTCCTTCCGACTGTAGACATATCAAAACCAAGATCCAAGAATCCGGTTCCGAAAAGTATATGGTAACCGAAAGAGGTACCACATTCGGTTACGGAAATCTGGTGTTCGACGGCAGAACCGTCCCTATATTACATAGTTATGATATACCTGTCGTATTCGACGCTACTCATTCGGCACAATTGCCTGGAGCAGCCGGAAATATCACGGGTGGCCAAAGAGAATACATTCCGAGTATGACAAGGAGTGCGGTAGCGCTCGGAATAGAAGGTATCTTTATGGAAGTGCATCCTGATCCTGCAAAAGCACTTTCGGATGCTACCACACAATATCCGCTTTCCGAAATTAAATCCTTATTAAAGGAATTGGTCGGTTTAGACCGTTACGTGAAACAGGAAATCCTAAACCGCTAG
- a CDS encoding CTP synthase, which produces MSKTKFIFVTGGVCSSLGKGVSAAALGCLLESRGYSVSLQKMDPYINIDPGTMSPYQHGEVYVTEDGAETDLDLGYYERFTKSKFTRKNSVSTGQIYNTVIQRERKGDYLGRTVQVVPHITNEIRNRIYTLARENATDFVIVEIGGTVGDIESIPFLEAIRQMRYEHGPTQVLFIHVTLVPTITVAGEAKTKPTQHSVKELLALGIQPDILICRVNQPMPKEMKGKISSFCNVKEENVISASDISTSIYEIPKMYKEEKLDQVVLKTLGLELGKSNFTEWEKIIKSLQSAKHTVQIAVVGKYISLHDAYRSVYESLSHGGIANEANVEFIKVDPEKLDKTNVKDVLKSAHGVLVPGGFGDRGIEGKIAAIQYARTKGIPFFGICLGMQCAVIEYARNVLGLKDANSTEFRPDSPDPVISLIEEQMDIDQMGGTMRLGSYPCKIKKNTLAFNEYKQELIYERHRHRFEFTNKYKQRFEEKGMILSGISPDENLIEIVEIPDHPWFIGVQFHPEFTGKPTKPHPLFAGFIRAAVKFARKA; this is translated from the coding sequence TTGTCCAAAACTAAATTTATTTTCGTGACCGGAGGTGTTTGTTCCTCCCTTGGAAAGGGTGTATCCGCTGCAGCCCTTGGATGCCTATTAGAAAGTAGGGGCTATTCCGTTTCCCTGCAAAAAATGGATCCATATATCAATATTGATCCTGGAACAATGAGCCCGTACCAACACGGGGAAGTATACGTGACCGAGGACGGCGCGGAAACGGATTTAGATTTAGGTTATTATGAAAGATTTACCAAATCCAAGTTCACTCGTAAAAACTCCGTTTCTACGGGACAAATTTATAATACAGTAATCCAAAGAGAAAGAAAAGGGGATTATTTGGGAAGAACGGTCCAAGTCGTTCCTCATATCACAAACGAGATCCGAAATAGGATCTATACTCTCGCAAGAGAAAATGCAACTGACTTTGTGATCGTAGAGATTGGTGGAACAGTGGGGGACATTGAGTCCATCCCATTCTTAGAAGCAATCCGTCAGATGAGATATGAACATGGGCCTACTCAAGTTTTATTCATCCATGTTACTTTAGTTCCTACCATCACTGTAGCTGGTGAAGCAAAAACAAAACCTACCCAACACTCCGTTAAAGAACTTTTGGCACTCGGGATCCAACCTGATATTTTGATCTGCCGTGTGAATCAACCGATGCCTAAAGAAATGAAAGGAAAAATTTCCTCCTTCTGTAACGTAAAAGAAGAAAATGTGATCTCCGCTTCCGATATCAGCACTTCCATTTACGAAATCCCTAAAATGTACAAGGAAGAAAAATTGGACCAAGTAGTTCTAAAAACTTTAGGACTTGAACTTGGAAAATCCAATTTTACTGAATGGGAGAAGATCATAAAAAGTCTTCAATCCGCAAAACATACTGTGCAGATCGCAGTGGTCGGAAAGTATATTTCTCTTCATGATGCGTATCGTTCCGTTTATGAAAGTTTATCCCATGGCGGAATTGCAAACGAAGCAAACGTAGAATTTATCAAAGTAGATCCCGAAAAACTGGATAAAACAAATGTAAAAGATGTATTAAAATCCGCTCATGGTGTTTTAGTTCCGGGTGGATTCGGAGATAGAGGGATCGAAGGCAAAATAGCGGCGATCCAATATGCAAGAACCAAAGGGATCCCGTTTTTCGGAATTTGTTTGGGAATGCAATGTGCGGTGATCGAATACGCTAGAAACGTTCTTGGTCTAAAAGATGCAAACTCCACAGAGTTCAGGCCCGATTCTCCAGATCCAGTAATCTCTCTAATCGAAGAGCAGATGGATATTGATCAAATGGGTGGAACTATGCGTTTAGGATCTTATCCATGTAAGATCAAAAAGAACACATTAGCATTCAACGAATACAAACAAGAACTGATCTATGAGAGACATAGACATAGATTCGAGTTTACCAACAAATACAAACAAAGGTTCGAAGAGAAAGGAATGATCCTTTCAGGCATTTCTCCGGATGAAAACCTGATTGAAATCGTAGAAATTCCGGATCATCCTTGGTTTATAGGAGTTCAGTTCCATCCTGAATTCACCGGAAAACCTACAAAACCGCATCCATTGTTTGCCGGATTCATCCGCGCTGCGGTCAAATTTGCAAGGAAGGCATAA
- the rfaE2 gene encoding D-glycero-beta-D-manno-heptose 1-phosphate adenylyltransferase, whose translation MKSSFSLCIEKIIPFAEVKNISEKIRSKQKIVFTNGVFDLVHKGHLTYLSQARDLGDVLWVGINSDSSVKRLKGPERPVNPEEDRALLLSCLSFVDYISVFTEDTPLELISQVAPHIHVKGGDYDLEALPETPLVRKLGGEVKILPFVPGFSSTDLIRRIRQKP comes from the coding sequence GTGAAGTCTTCTTTTTCTTTGTGTATAGAGAAAATCATTCCATTTGCGGAAGTGAAGAACATTTCTGAAAAGATACGCTCCAAACAAAAGATCGTTTTTACGAACGGTGTATTCGATCTGGTCCATAAAGGTCATTTGACTTATCTTTCTCAGGCTAGAGACTTGGGTGACGTTCTTTGGGTGGGGATCAATTCGGATTCCTCCGTAAAACGACTCAAAGGTCCGGAACGTCCCGTAAATCCGGAAGAAGATCGAGCCCTTCTTCTTTCCTGTCTTTCCTTTGTGGATTATATCAGCGTGTTTACGGAAGATACTCCTTTGGAACTGATCTCTCAGGTAGCCCCTCATATTCACGTAAAAGGGGGAGATTATGATCTAGAAGCTCTTCCCGAAACTCCACTTGTTCGCAAATTGGGCGGAGAAGTGAAAATTCTGCCCTTTGTTCCAGGATTTTCCAGCACGGATCTGATCCGACGCATTCGCCAAAAACCCTAG
- the rfaE1 gene encoding D-glycero-beta-D-manno-heptose-7-phosphate kinase, which translates to MYYLDKKRYLEAASKLKTTKIIVIGDLILDEYLIGEVNRISPEAPVPVVWVRNEKTTLGGAGNVVKNLSRLGVQSFVLGRAGNDPAAKTLDDLLSSENTSTSKNTIIRSEKVPTILKTRVIAGHQQVCRIDREETFPLSDVEEKQLLESFSKIIQEADAVVLSDYDKGTLTASLIRKTIDIAVQHKKIVTVDPQVSHFFQYTKATVMTPNHHEAGKALGKKLETNSEVEEAAKKIAENLNSPSMMITRGEKGMSLYISSESKTYHIPTVAKEVFDVTGAGDTVISVYTSFLAAGLGELEAAIVSNAAAGVVVGKLGAETVSLEELLEALEKRGSFQ; encoded by the coding sequence TTGTACTACTTAGATAAAAAGCGATATTTGGAAGCTGCTTCTAAATTAAAAACCACTAAAATTATAGTCATCGGAGATCTCATTCTGGATGAGTATCTGATAGGAGAAGTGAACCGAATTTCTCCGGAAGCCCCGGTTCCTGTGGTTTGGGTCCGCAATGAAAAAACTACTTTAGGCGGAGCCGGGAATGTTGTAAAAAATCTTTCTCGCCTTGGAGTCCAATCATTTGTATTGGGTAGAGCGGGGAATGACCCTGCTGCAAAAACTTTGGATGATCTTCTTTCTTCCGAAAACACAAGCACTTCTAAAAATACGATTATCCGTTCTGAAAAAGTACCAACGATCCTAAAAACCAGAGTGATCGCTGGACACCAGCAAGTTTGCCGTATCGATAGAGAAGAAACATTTCCTTTAAGTGATGTGGAGGAAAAACAACTACTGGAAAGTTTTTCCAAGATCATACAAGAAGCGGACGCAGTCGTTCTTTCCGATTATGATAAGGGAACTTTAACTGCGAGCCTCATTCGTAAGACAATCGATATCGCAGTCCAACATAAAAAGATCGTAACTGTGGATCCGCAAGTGTCTCATTTTTTTCAATATACAAAAGCTACAGTCATGACCCCGAACCATCATGAGGCAGGAAAAGCTCTTGGAAAAAAATTAGAAACAAATTCTGAGGTGGAAGAAGCAGCTAAAAAGATCGCTGAAAATCTAAATTCTCCTTCTATGATGATCACTCGTGGTGAAAAAGGAATGAGCCTTTATATTTCTTCCGAATCTAAAACCTATCATATTCCTACGGTCGCCAAAGAAGTATTTGATGTGACCGGAGCAGGAGACACTGTGATCTCAGTTTACACTTCCTTTTTAGCGGCAGGACTTGGAGAATTAGAAGCAGCAATTGTTTCTAACGCTGCAGCTGGAGTTGTGGTCGGAAAACTAGGCGCAGAAACAGTTTCTTTAGAAGAACTTTTAGAGGCTCTGGAAAAAAGAGGAAGTTTTCAGTGA
- a CDS encoding LON peptidase substrate-binding domain-containing protein, whose product MSRITIPIFPLPEVILFPGTFLPLHIFEPRYRMMLDYCSESGEEMAIAPIKMEPGNLKNPQPEIETIFGWGTIVRRDPLPDGRSNILLEGKGIAKLESYDTMEPFRIGVVEKLEPDSKYIEDKLFMEIFDRILYLTKRILLSEGAKEELILRMNDLWSHPFPVDFISSILNFNFKKKQEILASTDQILKAQLLVGIVEEMNLGE is encoded by the coding sequence GTGTCAAGAATTACAATTCCGATCTTTCCTCTTCCCGAAGTCATCTTATTTCCAGGCACATTCCTTCCTCTTCATATTTTTGAGCCTAGATACAGGATGATGCTAGATTATTGTTCCGAGTCCGGCGAGGAAATGGCGATCGCACCTATCAAAATGGAACCTGGCAATTTAAAAAATCCTCAGCCTGAGATCGAAACTATTTTTGGTTGGGGCACGATCGTCCGAAGAGATCCTCTCCCTGATGGAAGATCCAATATTTTACTCGAAGGCAAAGGAATCGCAAAATTAGAATCTTACGATACTATGGAACCTTTTCGTATCGGTGTGGTTGAAAAATTAGAACCCGATTCCAAGTATATAGAAGATAAATTATTCATGGAGATCTTTGATCGTATCTTATATCTCACCAAACGGATACTACTCTCCGAAGGAGCTAAAGAAGAATTGATCCTCCGAATGAATGATCTATGGTCCCATCCTTTCCCGGTGGATTTTATTTCTTCCATTCTAAATTTTAATTTTAAGAAGAAGCAGGAAATTCTCGCAAGCACCGATCAGATCCTTAAAGCCCAATTGTTAGTTGGTATTGTGGAAGAGATGAATCTCGGAGAATAG
- a CDS encoding C40 family peptidase encodes MRIRILVGCLLLLFSFSIFADPFEDLLKSDWDRSQTLLIKNSVFQKLGQRAGSKEVLKITKNVIPWAILEGVTPEKTAELIVNLDFAVKEGLTFEEAEDAIPVVSKREISKEDFSYIGLYFKETKKAGIREEVRNRFVEAAMEKKWDGFSVLAGGRALIAGKLVDFPENRLASKILTQFPTKGRSIPFTKTETAFKAVLDSKMDGASYILLSNLKKLHEGEKVSTPQKFASARAVETSLEEVGGIVIGDRPRIEPLPDPPLVPNLPEPGEPTEPDKPTKESWETLSSSTLQKVAKEWVGTPYKWANAAKTGTDCSGFTFRVLTDGRIGVPEKMVSRASSAQTKMGTGVSHNEMRSGDLIFFSASPNQSKVTHVGMVLNGEEFAHASSTRGVVIDKIRMKWWIDRFVMSRRVFKKVVN; translated from the coding sequence ATGAGAATACGGATCTTAGTCGGTTGCCTTCTTCTTTTATTCTCCTTTTCTATATTTGCGGATCCATTTGAGGATTTGCTTAAATCGGATTGGGACAGATCCCAAACTCTTCTCATTAAAAACTCCGTTTTTCAAAAATTAGGACAAAGAGCGGGCAGCAAAGAAGTTTTGAAGATCACTAAAAATGTGATCCCTTGGGCAATCTTAGAAGGAGTAACCCCGGAAAAAACGGCAGAACTCATAGTAAATCTGGACTTTGCAGTCAAGGAAGGTCTCACTTTCGAAGAAGCAGAAGACGCGATTCCTGTTGTTTCCAAAAGAGAAATTTCCAAAGAAGACTTCAGTTATATAGGTTTATATTTTAAAGAAACCAAAAAAGCGGGGATTAGAGAAGAAGTCCGAAATCGTTTTGTTGAAGCCGCCATGGAAAAAAAATGGGACGGGTTTTCTGTGCTTGCAGGTGGAAGGGCTCTTATCGCAGGTAAGCTAGTTGATTTTCCGGAAAACCGTTTAGCTTCTAAAATCCTTACACAATTCCCCACAAAAGGTAGAAGTATCCCTTTTACAAAGACGGAAACTGCTTTTAAGGCAGTACTCGATTCTAAAATGGATGGGGCATCTTATATTCTTCTTTCTAATTTAAAAAAATTGCATGAAGGGGAGAAGGTATCAACTCCGCAAAAATTTGCATCCGCTCGCGCGGTAGAGACTTCTTTGGAAGAAGTAGGCGGGATCGTGATCGGAGATAGACCAAGAATTGAACCTTTGCCTGATCCTCCCTTAGTTCCAAATTTGCCCGAACCCGGAGAACCGACGGAACCGGATAAACCTACAAAAGAAAGTTGGGAGACTTTATCTTCTTCTACGCTGCAAAAAGTTGCGAAAGAATGGGTAGGAACTCCTTATAAATGGGCGAATGCAGCAAAAACCGGAACGGATTGTTCGGGATTTACTTTCAGGGTTTTGACGGACGGTCGTATTGGTGTTCCTGAAAAAATGGTGTCCCGTGCCTCCAGCGCTCAAACTAAAATGGGAACAGGAGTCTCTCATAACGAAATGAGATCTGGGGATCTAATTTTTTTCTCCGCTTCTCCAAATCAATCCAAGGTAACTCACGTAGGTATGGTCTTGAATGGAGAAGAATTTGCTCATGCATCTTCCACCCGTGGAGTAGTCATAGACAAGATCAGAATGAAATGGTGGATAGATCGTTTTGTGATGTCCCGGCGGGTATTTAAGAAAGTTGTGAATTGA
- a CDS encoding peptide MFS transporter, with amino-acid sequence MEIQSQRQITHPRGLYVLFFVEMWERFSFYGMRALLVLFLTKELLMQDAKAGRIYGFYNGFVYLTPILGGLLADRFLGYKRSIFLGGVLMMFGHLSLAFNGIWTFYLGLGLLIAGNGFFKPCISTVVGRIYELEGKPELKDSGFTIFYFGINLGAILGTWACANLAEYKGWHYGFGIAAIGMLIGLIIFGFLGRRVNPEAFLANGNRSNSEPDTEDPKQSRERIFAIMVFSAVTITFWASYEQIGSSLSLIIDRYVDRNILGWEVPSANYQSLNPFFVVSLALVVSWIWKKFEEAGRHISTVTKFCLGLIVLGIGYLLLSLVTYGSTEKFSSIWIILSILLLTIGELFLSPVGLSLVTKLAPVKVASMMMGFWFLANFFAHVLAGELTRFMGGRESLSGFFLIFFFLPTITAIGLFSFRKKLESWMHGVK; translated from the coding sequence ATGGAAATCCAGAGCCAAAGGCAAATAACTCATCCTAGAGGTTTGTATGTTCTCTTCTTCGTGGAAATGTGGGAGAGATTTTCTTTTTACGGAATGAGAGCACTTCTTGTTCTATTTTTGACAAAAGAACTTTTAATGCAAGACGCGAAGGCGGGTAGAATATACGGATTTTATAATGGATTCGTGTATCTGACCCCCATACTAGGCGGTTTATTAGCGGACCGATTCTTAGGATATAAACGTTCCATCTTCTTAGGTGGAGTGCTCATGATGTTCGGTCATCTTTCCTTGGCATTCAACGGGATTTGGACATTCTATTTAGGACTAGGACTTCTGATTGCTGGAAACGGTTTTTTTAAACCTTGTATCTCTACAGTTGTCGGAAGAATTTACGAATTAGAAGGTAAACCTGAACTAAAAGATTCAGGTTTTACTATATTCTATTTCGGGATCAACCTAGGCGCGATCCTAGGCACCTGGGCATGCGCGAATCTTGCTGAGTACAAAGGTTGGCATTACGGATTCGGTATCGCTGCAATTGGAATGTTGATCGGCTTGATCATATTCGGTTTTTTAGGAAGAAGAGTGAATCCGGAAGCATTCTTGGCGAATGGAAACAGATCCAATTCGGAACCAGATACGGAAGATCCAAAACAAAGCAGAGAAAGAATTTTTGCGATTATGGTTTTCTCCGCCGTTACGATCACATTCTGGGCTTCCTACGAACAGATCGGTTCTTCTTTAAGCCTAATCATTGATAGATATGTCGACAGAAATATTTTAGGATGGGAAGTTCCTTCTGCGAATTACCAATCTCTCAATCCGTTTTTTGTGGTAAGTTTGGCTCTAGTGGTTTCTTGGATTTGGAAAAAATTCGAAGAAGCCGGAAGACATATTTCCACTGTGACCAAGTTTTGTTTGGGACTGATCGTTTTGGGAATAGGATATCTTCTTCTTTCCCTGGTCACTTACGGTTCTACTGAAAAATTTTCCTCCATTTGGATCATTCTTTCCATTTTACTTTTAACTATCGGAGAATTATTCCTATCACCTGTAGGCTTGTCCTTAGTCACAAAATTAGCTCCCGTAAAAGTCGCTTCAATGATGATGGGATTTTGGTTTTTGGCAAACTTCTTTGCTCACGTACTTGCAGGAGAATTGACTAGGTTCATGGGGGGAAGAGAATCCTTGTCAGGATTTTTCCTGATCTTTTTCTTTTTACCTACGATCACTGCTATCGGTCTATTTTCATTCCGTAAAAAACTAGAATCTTGGATGCATGGTGTAAAATGA
- a CDS encoding cob(I)yrinic acid a,c-diamide adenosyltransferase — MKIYTKKGDTGSTSLASGTRVSKSDPRVELYGTADELNSSIGVAISFLTKDSKLKNSLERIQNLLFELGSELAGFKKKDDSSCILEEDISELEQEIDHWQESLLPLKNFILPGGSSSSSFLHVARTLARRLERELVRYKEEGHEIFPENLRFLNRLSDHLFVAARYANFESKIPEPEWKSRAKGK, encoded by the coding sequence ATGAAAATTTATACCAAAAAGGGAGACACCGGAAGCACATCCTTGGCATCTGGGACCAGGGTCTCCAAATCGGATCCCAGGGTAGAATTGTATGGAACAGCTGACGAGCTGAACTCCTCGATCGGAGTCGCAATTTCTTTCCTAACAAAAGATTCCAAATTAAAGAATTCCCTAGAAAGGATCCAAAATCTGCTTTTTGAATTAGGATCCGAACTTGCAGGATTCAAGAAGAAAGATGACTCTTCCTGTATCCTGGAAGAGGATATTTCCGAATTGGAACAAGAAATCGATCATTGGCAGGAATCACTTCTTCCGCTGAAAAATTTTATTCTTCCCGGCGGGTCCTCATCTTCTTCTTTTCTCCATGTTGCCAGAACCTTGGCCAGAAGATTGGAAAGAGAATTGGTACGCTATAAAGAAGAAGGTCATGAGATCTTTCCAGAAAATCTACGTTTCTTAAACAGACTCTCCGATCATCTTTTCGTAGCGGCAAGATACGCAAATTTCGAATCTAAAATCCCGGAACCAGAATGGAAATCCAGAGCCAAAGGCAAATAA